One genomic window of Vulpes vulpes isolate BD-2025 chromosome 11, VulVul3, whole genome shotgun sequence includes the following:
- the LIN7C gene encoding protein lin-7 homolog C, with protein MAALGEPVRLERDICRAIELLEKLQRSGEVPPQKLQALQRVLQSEFCNAVREVYEHVYETVDISSSPEVRANATAKATVAAFAASEGHSHPRVVELPKTEEGLGFNIMGGKEQNSPIYISRIIPGGIADRHGGLKRGDQLLSVNGVSVEGEHHEKAVELLKAAQGKVKLVVRYTPKVLEEMESRFEKMRSAKRRQQT; from the exons atggcggcgctgggggagcccgtgCGGCTGGAGAGGG ATATTTGTAGAGCAATAGAGTTGTTGGAAAAACTGCAAAGAAGTGGAGAGGTGCCACCACAGAAACTGCAGGCTTTACAAAGAGTCCTTCAAAGTGAATTCTGCAATGCTGTGAGAGAG GTATATGAACACGTCTATGAGACTGTGGACATCAGTAGCAGTCCTGAAGTGAGAGCTAATGCAACTGCAaag GCTACTGTGGCTGCATTTGCTGCCAGCGAAGGACATTCTCATCCTCGAGTTGTTGAGCTACCAAAAACAGAAGAAGGCCTTGGATTCAATATTATGGGAGGCAAAGAACAAAACTCTCCAATCTATATATCTCGAATAATTCCAGGTGGAATTGCTGATAGGCATGGGGGCCTCAAGCGAGGAGATCAACTCCTTTCTGTTAATGGAGTG agcgTTGAAGGAGAACATCATGAAAAAGCTGTAGAACTGCTGAAAGCAGCTCAGGGAAAGGTTAAATTAGTAGTACGATATACACCCAAGGTCCTAGAAGAAATGGAGTCACGCTTTGAAAAAATGAGATCAGCAAAACGCAGGCAACAGACCTAA